Within the Beduinella massiliensis genome, the region CCGGTTGGCAATTTCCCTGTCGTCCATGCCCGCGCAGTCTTCGGTGCCGTCAGCGTCCTCGACCTTGGGCAGCGTGCCCTTCTTCATCGCGATAAACCACTTGAGGGTGATGACCGCGCCGATGACGAACATCGCCGCAGCCACGATCTTGGGGATCGTGTCCGGCGCGGTACGCCCGCGGCCGGTGCCCAGGAAGGACTTGGTGCCGAAAGTCGTCCAGAAGAAGAACGCGGCCAGGGCCATGATGACGATTCCGGATATCAGATCCTGAAAATTCTTTTTCTTGTTTTCCTGCATACGCCAAACCTCCGATAGAAAAAGTGCGGCAGACACCGCAATGGATACCTGCCGCACGCTTCCGTAAATCAGTTGCCCATGAGCGCCTCAGCCATCGGACGATAGACCTCCTGAACGCCCTTCATGAAGGCCACGCCGTCCTCGCCCGGCTGGAAGTTCGCGCGGAAGTCATACAGCGCCAGCGCGTTGCTGTACGGCTCCATCTCGATGGCCTGGCCGACCGCCTCGGTGAACTTGGCGACGATTTCCGGATCGGTGCCCTTCTTGAAGCCGAAATAGTAGAACCATTCCGCGCCGAAGGGGAATCCCAGCTCGTCGGAGCACGGGATGTCCGCAAAGTTCGAGTTGCGCTCGTTGCCGAAGACGAACAGCGGGATGAAGTCGCCGCTTTCGATGTACTCCTCGCCCTGGCTGTAAAGCGCTTCGAGGATGTCCACCTGGCCGCCCAGGAACGCGACGTTGCGGTCGGACGCGGAGCCGAGGTCTACGCAGTCGACCTCGATGTCCAGCGCGTCCATCATGGCCAGCGCGTGCATGTGCAGCGTGCCGCCGATTTCAACCGCGTAGGTCAGGTCGTACGGGTTTTCCTTCGCGTAGGCGACCAGATCCTCAAACGTCTCGATGCCCTTTTTATTGTCCTTGCGCACGAACAGGCAGTAGGTGTTGCCGCCGCCGGCAACCGCCGAGATGTCCAGCGCGTCTTCCCACTTCCATCCCTCGTCCATGCGGCCGAGCAGCTCGAGGAGCAGCGTGTCGACGTGATGATAGAACACGGTGTAACCGTCCGCATCGCGGTTCGCCACTTCGTTCATGGCGACAGAGCCGGCGCCGCCGGCCATATTCGTGACGACCACGGGCTGACCGAGGATCTCGGTGAGGGATTGGGAGATGGCGCGAACCGTCGTGTCGGTGTCTCCGCCGGGGTTTGCCGGGATGATGATCTCGATGGCCTTCTCCGGATAGTCTGCGAGCGCGAAGGTGCAGGCAAAGACCATCAACGCGGCAACGAACAGAGCAACAATTTTTTTCATGGGGGTTCCTCCTTTTATTTTCAACGCCCTTCCAGGGCGTTGCATACGCTTTGTCGAGCAAACGAGGCATGATGTGTGTTTATCACATGTCATACAAGTATCCGTAAATACAGAGAATCAATCTCTGTTCTTGAAAAACTCGGCGAGGCGGGCGATGTTGTAGCGCCCCATCTCGTCATAGCTCCGGATGACCCCCTTCACGTCGCGCTTGCGCAGGAGCGTCGCGAGCTCTTCGTGGGAGGCGATGCCGAACGTGTCCGCGCTGGGCAGCTCGTTCATCGCCTCAAAGACAAACACGAGCAACTGACGGTTGGCCTTCACCGCGTTTTCGAGGAAGACGTTGTGCGCGCAGCGGACGACGGCAAGATGAAAGTTATAGTCCGTGTCGCTGAAGACCCGGCTGTCGTCGCGCGTGCTCTTCATCGCGGCGACGCACTTGTCCAGCTCATCAAAATCGCTCTCGGTCGCCGCGGCTTTTGAAAGGGACACGGCGCTGTACTCGACGCTCTCGCGAAAGTGCAGGAAATCGCGATACATTTCCTCCGTCAAGTCGATCGACTGCGTGTTGATCGTAAAGTTGGTCGGGTTGGCTACGTAGGTGCCGACCCCCTGGCGCGTGACGATCAGCTTCTCACTTCGGAGCTGCTGAAGCGCCTCACGGATGACGACGCGGCTTACGCTGAAGGATTCAGCGAGCTTGTTTTCGCTCTCAAGCTTAGTGCCCTCCGGAAATCTTCCCGAAACGATCATGTCCCGAAGCTGCTGGCAGAC harbors:
- a CDS encoding tripartite tricarboxylate transporter TctB family protein, whose protein sequence is MQENKKKNFQDLISGIVIMALAAFFFWTTFGTKSFLGTGRGRTAPDTIPKIVAAAMFVIGAVITLKWFIAMKKGTLPKVEDADGTEDCAGMDDREIANRRLFQKITMPVTHVLVFFYILAMPRVGFTISTFFFLTLQITLLSIDFSWKSWGKSVVIALLASVGIYLIFGCAFGLAVPKVSFVDLGLGSLYRAIFG
- a CDS encoding tripartite tricarboxylate transporter substrate binding protein — protein: MKKIVALFVAALMVFACTFALADYPEKAIEIIIPANPGGDTDTTVRAISQSLTEILGQPVVVTNMAGGAGSVAMNEVANRDADGYTVFYHHVDTLLLELLGRMDEGWKWEDALDISAVAGGGNTYCLFVRKDNKKGIETFEDLVAYAKENPYDLTYAVEIGGTLHMHALAMMDALDIEVDCVDLGSASDRNVAFLGGQVDILEALYSQGEEYIESGDFIPLFVFGNERNSNFADIPCSDELGFPFGAEWFYYFGFKKGTDPEIVAKFTEAVGQAIEMEPYSNALALYDFRANFQPGEDGVAFMKGVQEVYRPMAEALMGN
- a CDS encoding GntR family transcriptional regulator, which produces MDFVKIEKVNLVDAVCQQLRDMIVSGRFPEGTKLESENKLAESFSVSRVVIREALQQLRSEKLIVTRQGVGTYVANPTNFTINTQSIDLTEEMYRDFLHFRESVEYSAVSLSKAAATESDFDELDKCVAAMKSTRDDSRVFSDTDYNFHLAVVRCAHNVFLENAVKANRQLLVFVFEAMNELPSADTFGIASHEELATLLRKRDVKGVIRSYDEMGRYNIARLAEFFKNRD